The Drosophila bipectinata strain 14024-0381.07 chromosome 3L, DbipHiC1v2, whole genome shotgun sequence region ttttttttttgtattttagttcGAGCTATCTGCATGGCTCGAGAACTGTTGCGTTTTGGGTGTGCGATTTGCGATTTTCGTGATTTTGCCATaggttatatatatttcaattgtacctttgtgtttgttttgctttttttttttagtactCATTTTTTGTGTGAgtgtttttaattatataacCGTGCTATCGCCGTGCAACACGACTACGAATGACTTTTGAACATTTACTAATTGCCAACTAATAATTTGTGtttgtttccctttttttttgtgttggcgCCGTTACAGGAATCCTTGAAAATCAGCCCCGATCACGATATGCACGACTGGCTGTTCGATCGCGATGTCAAAGATCCCACCGTCATACTCAACGACAAGCTCATCTCGGATGCACTGCTCAATGGCACCCAGCCGATCAAGACGGAGCACTCCTACAGCCTCAACAGCGACGTTGATTCCCTGCCCGATTCACCAAAAAGCCTTCAGGCCAAAATCGAGGGTGAGTTGAAAAGATTGTTTTTGAAAAGGAGTGACTTTGTGGTATCCTTTTTCCAGTCAGCAAACCAAACAAGATCAATATTTGTCAGACATTTTGGGGGTTTATTGTGGGCCCTCAAAAAAGCGCTGAAAACCAAACACAGTTGGCAGTTGGTTATAATTTAGGCCAGGTACATAGTGAAAACAACGCTGACGACAAGAATAACAGTTGAAAAACAGTTTCGGCTCCGTTCTGTTCTGTTTTTTTAGTGTCGCGGTAGCATTTAGCAATTTAACGCAGTACTCGTGCATGAAGTTTTGTACTTTGACGCGATATCAGTTGTCTGTATGTATAAGGGAGTAAACTGTGTATAATTGCTCGGGTCTGGGCTTTTTTTTCCATAATATATTTGTAATTTTATGGAAACTGTACGACCGACAactgtgtaaataaaattaaaacgaaaTATTTTGTGGTAGTGGGTGGTGCGAGACGGTAGGGAGGTATGGGAGGCCAGCCGTTTATATAGTGAGGTGAGCCAGAGTTTTGTctgaaaaacaataaaaaaatatatgaatataaaaaaactgaaaaaaaacagaatatCAAATGCAAACACAAGTGCAACTCTGAGGACTGACGCGTGCGGTGGCAAAGGAAAGTGATCCGGTGTTAGCACAGTTACAGACTTTAACTTCAATTCTTGCATAATAATGTGGGTTAGACGCGATAATATTTGTCCAGCATATTTACGCACATATTGCTCCCAATACCACTTGTTTTCAACCCAAAAAATTGTGTGAGTTtagaacaaatatttaaatagggataattattttactaaaaaatacaatacGATTTTTTAGAGTATAGGTTATTATTGTTGAAAGATTTTTTAGATCTTTAACTTCTGAAAACTTTATTAAGCTTAAGCCATGACGTGGCTTTCCGTTCCTTGTTAGCTTTTCTATAAGTCTGTAggtttaataataaaacattatattttatagacATGGACGACGAGTGCTATCCTGCCATTTCACTAAAGACGGCCACCAGTGGGCGCGCCACCATCGACCCCAAGTGCCTCACCCTCCATCCCCCGCCCACCACGCACATCAGAAGCCTGAGCAGCAATCCCGCCCTCAACACATCCGTCGTGGAGCTGACCAGCCCCTCCCTGACCCTAACACGGTCCGGCCTGCAGAGCCTGCAGTCGCAGCAGCCACATCACGGAGTCCATGGCTCCAACTCCGGCCACGTGGTGGTCGCAGCCCTCGAGCACTTTCAACTACCTCAGCACCTGTACGACAATGACTGCAGCTCCTCGGTATCATCGGTGCGGGAAGGCAGCATGTCGCCGGATATATGCTCCGACATCGAGATCGACGAATCGGCCATCAAGGATGAGCCCATGTCGCCGGACTCCAGCTGCCCCGCCAGTCCCAATTCGCAGGGTAGCAGCTCCCAGCACCAGCTTAGCCTCAACCTGGCCCACCTGCAGACAGAGATGTTATTTGAAACGAAGGTGAGTCAACCAAGCGAATAAAATAGATAAGGAACTTCCTGAGATAAAACTTTTTGGGACTAAGCTCTAAATAGCCGCAAATATTTTAAGCCAAAAGGCAAAacagtttttatttagttatttttgaaaaatttcctACTATTCTCAAGAGAATTAACGGGTATtagataaacaaaaaaaagttgagGAAATCCTCCGTTTCCGTAAGGGGATTATTTATAATTAGTATCATACTGACCAGTATCGTTTGTCTTTTCCAGCATGGTGGACTCCTGTTGAccgccagcaacaacaacaacagcctcATCAAATCCCAGCAGCGACAGCAACAGCTTCTCGGTCAGGGTGATCTCCTAATGACCAAAATGGAGATCAAGAGCGAGAAACAGAGCCccggcagcagcaccagctcCAGCAatagcagcaccagcagcggAAAATCACATGCTCATGGGTATGGAATACCGCTGACGCCACCATCCTCCCTGCCCAGCGATGATTCCGAAGGTAACTTGACACCGGAACACTTATTTTCGCCACTGTCGCCCAACGCTTCCGTTTCTATATCCGTGGCCAATGCAGCCGGCGGCGAGTCATCCGTTATGGTACGCCGGAACGCTGCCGGCATCACTCGCTCTTCCAGCGGCTCCAACTCTAGCTCCAGCACAACAACGGCAACCACAACGACCCGCCAGCCGATCCACACGCCGCTAATTAGCTCACAGCCGGTAagcttttaaatatatttcatgCGTTATCACaagttttttgattaaatattttttaataaccaaaaaaaaaaaaaagagtcttATATTATGAGATaatattaaagtttttaaatccTATTAACTTTGCAGAAAGGTTCCACGGGAACTCTACTTTTAACGGAGGAGGAGAAGCGAACTTTGCTGGCCGAAGGCTATCCGATACCCCAGAAACTCCCGCTCACCAAAGCCGAGGAGAAATCTCTTAAGAAGATTCGAcgtaaaatcaaaaataaagtaaGTTCTTCAATAaacacttttaattaaaaaaacataatttaattatgatttattttccATAGATCTCTGCTCAGGAAAGTCGACGCAAGAAGAAGGAGTACATGGACCAGCTGGAGAGACGCGTGGAGATTCTCGTGAACGAGAACCATGACTATAAGAAGCGTCTGGACGGGCTGGAGGAGACCAATGCCAATCTACTTAGTCAGCTGCACAAACTGCAGGCCCTAGTTAGCAAGCACAATGTTAAAAAGTCCTAAGCCCAGATCCAGAGCCAGTAGCCTCTGGGTCCGGATCCGTTTCTTGTTTCCCCGCCTTTCCgacacatatgtatatgtaattGTAGATTCTACACATATATTTATCcgtatgtttttttgtttttgatataATTTTGGTCCTGGAGTTTTGCGtgagagttttttttataagaatttatgcgatgaatttttttattcggCTTTTGGTTAGCACAAAGCGGTAAACATTCCCCTCCCTCCTACTTCTACGCAACCAACTCTCACTCCACCGCACCCATATACCAATACCATACCatgcatatatgtatgctATAATATATATTCCACTGATTTAGCAGCCTAACAGCCTAAACCATATTATTAATTTGTATCTATATCCTAGCTACTTGTAGGGCGTATATTATATAGAGATATGTATATTAGTCATGCATTCCTGTTATATAAACTTGATCTAGACTCTAGAGCTTAGGCGAACGACCAGCTGCAACTACAATAGCAACCACAATTCAAATCAAGAAgctcaaaaatttaaaaaaaaagagtaaacGAGTAAAAAAGAGAGAAGCTAAAATAATACATAATATTgtaataaaatgaaatcaacagaccaaaaacaaaagcataaaaaaacaGCAAACTAATGAAAAAAgttaacaaaaaatggacaaaaaaaaagaagaaagaatCGCATATGACATGCTAAGATGtgggctcttaaaaaaaaattatcaaatcTTTGATTGATCTAAGAGCAGCAACATGTACATTATGTTTTAATAATGATTGAATGATTGAACGAAAGACTCTCGGAGCCTAATCTCTGTGCTGTCTTTGGCATGACTCTTGTTCCTTTAAACGATATTtctcaaaaaacaaacatgaaAGCTATTGAATGAGCTGAATGAAGGATAATACCTAAAAAATTCCATAATTTAGCTATGTAGAATGAGTACATATATAACAAACTATGTCTGTATGCAGCATTtaagtttctttttatttgtttaccaGCAACAGTCGGGATGGAGATTCAAAATAACGAATTTAAGAAATAGGATCCTCCGGCTTCCCGGATTCGTTCTCCACTTGTTGCGTTGCCTGGACGAATTAAACAATATCCGAGCCAATCAATTATGAAAAATGAATTATTGTTTGTtaagttttatattataaGACAGCGCTGCACTAACCAAAATGAAATTGACATTGAAAATGAATAGAGAGCAATACCCAATTCAATCAAATTTTGCAGcaatgattttgtttttatgtttatatttcAGTTTTAACGATCTAGTGCAATTTTTTGGCATAAATAATTAGAcagatattttttgtattttgtatttcttcACATCGTTCTGAATGAGTCATTCTAGTTTAAATTAGTTGAAtttatataaacaaaattactTAAACGAAATTTTAAGTCTAACGCATTGATTTCTTATCAAGTGGATATcaaaagaatatataataatttagatTCTTTAATGTATGTATGTCCTGTGCATGTGTGTATAAATCAAGCGGACAAAGTTGTGCAATTGTtagtaaaatttaaaaaaaaaacaaacgaaaatcAAGAAATGTTTAGGAAAAATACCGGTAACACAAAATCGAAGTTGAAAATCAAAGCGCTTGTGCAAtgacaaacatttttattataaaatgcGTAAACGAAACAAATTAACAACATTATATACATTACATATACTATTTTTTGGCTATAGCATTTTTAACGCATATATTGTAtgttaaaagtttaaaagaaaacaaacaaaacatgaaaatataaacaaaaaaattgtaaaactaTTATGATCGGTTGCTGTAATTTGGCAAAAGTAAAAGTGCAAttccaaataaaatttatacaaccataacagcagcagcaatatgcgagttttattttaatttaaaaacaaaaaaaaaacctttttaaaaGATGCCCAAGGCGCTCACTCGAGCAATAAATCACTCGATTTATTTGGCGCTCACTCGATAGTTTCTATTTCAACTATCGATAAATCACAATTTTTCAATTCACCTCGTGAATCACGAGTTGAAATACTCAACAAAACGATAATTCGAcacaaatataataaataaaggcgACGAACCAGACGTGTGAAACCACTTTTATCAATAACTACAacattaatacaaaaaaaattctaaaaaatggggaaaaaaaacAGTGAGTTTCTCGTTCGTCTTATTTGGCTGCTAGTAATAGATTCCTTTGAATCACAGAATATAAGGACGAAGGGAAGCCCCAGCAgcctcagcagcagcagcaacagcagcagcaacaacaacaacagcaacaaccacAAGGCAAGTGCAATACGCTTTTCCAGAATTATCTCTTGAgcaaatgtatgtatgtgaacgtatgtatgtacaaagctacatatttaaatttcaCAAGACTACGACTCGGGCTCTAAGTTATGACGTGGTTTCAGTACAATATGCCTTCCCGGGAATCccctttttcatttttttttatctactactactactactaagTACTTATAAGTACTAAGTACGTATACGTACATTGTACTTATTACACCTTTGAACCAGAAATAATGAAATGATGATGTTGCCTTCATATTGATAATATtctataattatattattcaaaatattaagtGCATTATTCCCCCCCAGCTGGCTCCGGAGCACCTGTTGCGAGACAAACTCAACAGCAGCCCggtcaacagcagcagcagcgacctCCAGGAGGTCAAGGATGGGGAGGACAAGGGGGACAGCAGAGACCCTCAGGTAGTCAGGGTTGGGGAGGACAAGGGCAGAGAGCCCCGCTCCAGCAGGTTCGAGCTCCACCCCCGCAGTCGGCTCATGGAGAAGGAAATCAGCAGCGACAGGCCGATCAGGGCCAAGGAGGTCAGCAGCGACAGGGCCAAGGAGGTCAGCAGCGACCGGCGTATCAAGGCCAAGGAGGTCAGCAGCGACCGGCGTATCAAGGCCAAGGAGGTCAGCAGCGACAGGGGTATCAGGGCCAAGGAGGTCAGCAGCGTTATCAACAGGGCCCGGGACCAAGTCAAGGAAGTTCCAGCCAGCAGTCATACTCGCAGCCGCAGAGGTCGCAGGCGGGAGCTGTAGCTCCGTCTCTTCCCGCAGGAAGCATCAAGCGGGGAACTATTGGCAGGCCCGGCGAAGTGGCCGTCAATTATCTGGacataaatatggaaaaaatgcctCCCACGGCATACCATTACGACGTCAAAATAATGCCCGAACGACCCAAAAAGTTCTATCGTCAGGCTTTCGAGCAGTTCCGTGTAAACCAATTGGGTGGTGCTATTGTTGCGTACGATGGTAAGGCTAGCTGCTACTCTGTTGACAAGCTAAAGACAAACTCGCAGAATTCAGAAGTGACGgtaagataaaaaaaaaaaagaatagttTTCTTTGTTACGCACTCAGAGTTCTCATCCAGGTGACTGATCTTTACGGCAAGACTCTTCACTACACAGTGGAAATCAAGGAGACTGGAGACTCTGAAGTCAATCTAAACTCGCTGAAGAGGTGGGAACTTGAGTTTCTATTTTGGGAACATGTTTGCTTACATTCATTTTAATTCGGTTCATAGCTATATGAAGGACAGAATCTTCGACAAGCCAATGCGTGCCATGCAGTGCTTGGAAGTGGTCTTGGCAACCCCATGCCACAACAAGGCCATTCGGGCTGGCCGCTCCTTCTTCAAAATGTCCGAACCAGGCCAGCGTCGCGAACTTGATGATGGATACGAAGCTTTGGTGGGTCTCTATCAGGCCTTCATGCTGGGCGATAAACCGTTCCTTAATGT contains the following coding sequences:
- the CrebA gene encoding cyclic AMP response element-binding protein A isoform X2, which translates into the protein MEFYDGDLKDIWDSDLDPESLKISPDHDMHDWLFDRDVKDPTVILNDKLISDALLNGTQPIKTEHSYSLNSDVDSLPDSPKSLQAKIEDMDDECYPAISLKTATSGRATIDPKCLTLHPPPTTHIRSLSSNPALNTSVVELTSPSLTLTRSGLQSLQSQQPHHGVHGSNSGHVVVAALEHFQLPQHLYDNDCSSSVSSVREGSMSPDICSDIEIDESAIKDEPMSPDSSCPASPNSQGSSSQHQLSLNLAHLQTEMLFETKHGGLLLTASNNNNSLIKSQQRQQQLLGQGDLLMTKMEIKSEKQSPGSSTSSSNSSTSSGKSHAHGYGIPLTPPSSLPSDDSEAGGESSVMVRRNAAGITRSSSGSNSSSSTTTATTTTRQPIHTPLISSQPKGSTGTLLLTEEEKRTLLAEGYPIPQKLPLTKAEEKSLKKIRRKIKNKISAQESRRKKKEYMDQLERRVEILVNENHDYKKRLDGLEETNANLLSQLHKLQALVSKHNVKKS
- the CrebA gene encoding cyclic AMP response element-binding protein A isoform X1, with the protein product MEFYDGDLKDIWDSDLDPESLKISPDHDMHDWLFDRDVKDPTVILNDKLISDALLNGTQPIKTEHSYSLNSDVDSLPDSPKSLQAKIEDMDDECYPAISLKTATSGRATIDPKCLTLHPPPTTHIRSLSSNPALNTSVVELTSPSLTLTRSGLQSLQSQQPHHGVHGSNSGHVVVAALEHFQLPQHLYDNDCSSSVSSVREGSMSPDICSDIEIDESAIKDEPMSPDSSCPASPNSQGSSSQHQLSLNLAHLQTEMLFETKHGGLLLTASNNNNSLIKSQQRQQQLLGQGDLLMTKMEIKSEKQSPGSSTSSSNSSTSSGKSHAHGYGIPLTPPSSLPSDDSEGNLTPEHLFSPLSPNASVSISVANAAGGESSVMVRRNAAGITRSSSGSNSSSSTTTATTTTRQPIHTPLISSQPKGSTGTLLLTEEEKRTLLAEGYPIPQKLPLTKAEEKSLKKIRRKIKNKISAQESRRKKKEYMDQLERRVEILVNENHDYKKRLDGLEETNANLLSQLHKLQALVSKHNVKKS
- the CrebA gene encoding cyclic AMP response element-binding protein A isoform X3, which encodes MDDECYPAISLKTATSGRATIDPKCLTLHPPPTTHIRSLSSNPALNTSVVELTSPSLTLTRSGLQSLQSQQPHHGVHGSNSGHVVVAALEHFQLPQHLYDNDCSSSVSSVREGSMSPDICSDIEIDESAIKDEPMSPDSSCPASPNSQGSSSQHQLSLNLAHLQTEMLFETKHGGLLLTASNNNNSLIKSQQRQQQLLGQGDLLMTKMEIKSEKQSPGSSTSSSNSSTSSGKSHAHGYGIPLTPPSSLPSDDSEGNLTPEHLFSPLSPNASVSISVANAAGGESSVMVRRNAAGITRSSSGSNSSSSTTTATTTTRQPIHTPLISSQPKGSTGTLLLTEEEKRTLLAEGYPIPQKLPLTKAEEKSLKKIRRKIKNKISAQESRRKKKEYMDQLERRVEILVNENHDYKKRLDGLEETNANLLSQLHKLQALVSKHNVKKS